Genomic segment of Polycladomyces abyssicola:
CTTCTTCACCGTATTGTTCCGCTTGGGCGAGCAATTTGATCGAATATCCCAATCGACGGGCGATCTCCAATTCGGCGACCGTGATGTCCGTGATCCCTTTCCGCGGAATGTCATCCACCGCCACATCCACCCCGAAAGCCAACCGACAGAGAATCGCCAGTTTGTGAGCCGAATCGAAGCCTTCCACATCTGCGGTCGGATCGGCTTCAGCGTATCCTTTTTCCTGCGCCTCCGCAAGAACAGAGTCAAACGAACGCCCATATTCGGACATTTGCGTCAAAATATAATTACAGGTACCGTTGACAATACCGGAAACCTTATGAATGCGGTTGGCTTTCAGCAAATGCTGCAAGGTACCCAAAACGGGGATGCCACCGCCCACACTGGCTTCATACAACAATTGAACGCCCTTTCCTCGCGCCAACTGCTCCAGCTCTACTCCGTGTTTGGCGATCAGCTCCTTATTGGCGGTCACAACGTGACATCCCGCTTCAATCGCTTTCATCACATAGGTGCGCGTGGGTTCGATTCCGCCCATCGCTTCAATCACCACTTGTACCCCCGCGTCCAATACATCCTCGAAACGGGTGGTCAGGAGATGTTTCACGCCTTCCACCTTTCGTTTCTTGGTTAGATCCCGCACCAGAATGCGGCGCACTTCAAACAGCGTGCCCGTTTTGCGTGCAATCACGTCCTGATTGGACTGGAGCATTTTGTATGTTCCCGTTCCCACCGTTCCCAGTCCCAACAACGCAACATTGACACGCTTCATCGCCTGCTCCCCCCTTTAAAAATTCAAAACCCTCTTCCAAAGATAAGAAGAGGGGACATGTATCCACGCCACCCTGCTCCTTATCTCTCAGCACCCGAAGGTACTGCAGGAATTGGCACCTTATGCCCGTACCCTGCCTACAACGCAGGGGCCGAACATGGTTGCCGGGCTTCATCGGGCCAGTCCCTCCGCCTCTCTCGATAACGAGTCAGTGGTTGATTCCTATTTAATTAGTCACTATTATCTAACAAAAAAAATACGTTTGTCAAACCCTTTTTTTTTGAACAATATCGGACATACGTCGTCATACAGGCGAAATTTGTCCGTTACCAGTAGAAAAATGTCCGGTTCCACGGGAAACCGGACATCAATCACACCGCTCCACGATGCGGTTGCGAAGCACGCCCAAACGCTCAACTTCCAGCTCTATCACATCACCCGGCTCCAACCAGCGATGAACCTCCGTACCCAGTTCCAAAATACACCCGGTTCCGACTGTGCCGGACCCGATTACATCTCCAGGATACAAAAAAACATCCTGGGAAGCCCGCTCGATCATCTCTGAAAAGGAAAAATGCAAATCCCGGAGATTGCCGTGGGACAATTCAACCCCGTTGACCCGGGCAGTCATCGCCAAATCCCAATGATCACCGTTTCTTCGGTCTTCCAGCTCATCAAGGGTGACTAACCACGGTCCCAACGAAGTGGCAAAATCTTTCCCTTTGGCCGGTCCCAAACCGACTTTCATTTCCTCAAGCTGAACATCCCTTGCGCTCCAATCGTTGAGAATGCACAATCCCGCGATATACTCCCTCGCTGACTCCCGTGGGATGTTGCGTCCCTTTTTTCCGATGATGCACGCCACTTCCAACTCATAATCCAAACATTGTGTGCCGCTCGGGCGGGAAACAGGTTGCTCATGCGCCAATATGGTCTGATGATTGGAAAAATAAAAAACAGGAAAATGATACCATTCAGGGATCATGTCGAGGCCGCGTCGCGCCCGCGCCGTTTTGACATGTTGTTCAAATGCGTAGAAATCGCGAAAACTGGGCGGTCTGGGCACTGGCGGGAGCAAGCGGACTTCCGCAAGCGACAATGCCACCGGTTCCCCCTCCACTTTCACTTGATCAGGCTGTGTACCCCGGCAAGCATCGATCACTTGACGCAACCATACAAGCCCATTCGCCCCTGTTTCCAGGAACGCGACCATATCTGTCGGAAGCGCACGGGGGAACGGAATGCCTTTTTCCAATATGGCCCATTCCTGAGCAAAACCGATATCCCAAACGTACCCATCCTGCACCCAACCGATCCGGGCATCCCCATGCACTTCTGACCGGATGTTCAAGACGTCTTCTTTGATCACATACGTCACCAAACGCATCCAACCACTCCTCTCCTCCCAGCATATGCATCAAAAACGGATGCTTGCAATCCATTTTGCGGGAAGATCATCGCAACGCCCGGTGACGTGTTGGTTGCAAAACTTCATCAGCGATCCGATCTGCTGCATTTCCGGATGCCAGTTTCGACATGACTTGGGCAGCATGTTCCCGACGGGCCGGTGACTCCAACCAACGCTTCATCTGTTGCGACAAACGACCGAACTGAACTGTTTCCGCCACTCGATGGCGCAGCAGGTATCGTCGGTTGGCCTCTTCCTGCCCCGGCAATGCGTTTAACAGTAACATGGGTAAACGTTTGACCATCGCTTCCGTTATGGTGAGTCCGCCCGGCTTGGTGATCAACAAGTCTGCCGCATCCATGAACAAGGGAACATCGGGTCGGAACCCCTCAACACGAATGTGGGGTGGCAGAGAATGACGGGTCAGCTCATACATCAGGGCCTCATTTTTTCCGGTCAGCACCACGACTTGGCAAATGGGGCCTGCGTTCTCCAATTCCCGCACGGTTTCGCGAACCGGTCCCATCCCTTCCCCGCCGCCCATCACCAACACTACCGGACAATCCGGGCTCAATCCCAACAAACGTCGTGCCTCTTGTTTCGGCGCGTTTTGGAGAAATTCCCGTCTCACGGGAATACCTGTCTCGATAATCCTGGTGGCAGATTGCCACAAACGCCGTTGCGCCTGTGGAGGAACCGAGATCCCGCTGGCCGTACACAACACATCAGGTGTACTCGACAGCCAAATGGGGTGAAGTTCATAATCGGTCACCACGCAGAATGAAGGGATGCGACGCCAGTGGGAAGACAACCACATCAATGCGAACGGATGAGTCGCCACCACTTTTGTCGGACGGAATTGGGACAGTCGCCGTACCAGTTGGCGCCGGATCATCCACCCCGCCCGCTTGATCGCTTCACCGGAAACATAACGAAACCAACGGGACTGATGTGTCCAATCATACAGATAGTGATACACTGCCGGGAACCGGTTCAACATACGGTGATACCCGGTTTGGAGGAGAGGATGTGCCTTCGTCGGTATCCAGTCCAACAAATCGACGTACATCACTCGCGCATTTCGCTCTTCCATCACATGCAACAATGCTTGTGCCGCTGAGTTGTGCCCGGCACCAAATCCCATCGACAGTAGCAACACACGTTCCATTTGGCGCCCTCCTCAATCCCACTCCTCTATCATTATGACAAAAACGGTCCGATCCGTCTCGTGTCTCATCAATATCTCGTGAAAAATTGATCGATCTTTAACAATCATGAAACAGATTGGACGGCCCATTTGGGCCGTCGCTCAGGGCTGGGATCGTTGGCGCGCCAGCTGCTCCTGCGCCAGTTTGACCATTTCCCGTACCATGAGGCCTCCGATGGTGCCGCCGATTTTGCCGGCATCCGACGTTTTCAAATCCCCATTGTCACCGGGTTTGAGGGGCACACCGACTTGTTTGGCCACTTCCATTTTGACCTGGTCGGGCGACAGCGGTCCTACATCCAATTCTCTGCTCATCACTTGGGCTTTCAACCGCTCCAGGGCCGGTCGCGACTCGGGCACCAACAATCGCCTTCTCCGTTTTCGAGCCATGTTTCCACCCCCTGTAAATAGTGTCCCATCAGGGGGAACAAATGATGTGGTGGACAA
This window contains:
- a CDS encoding homoserine dehydrogenase; this translates as MKRVNVALLGLGTVGTGTYKMLQSNQDVIARKTGTLFEVRRILVRDLTKKRKVEGVKHLLTTRFEDVLDAGVQVVIEAMGGIEPTRTYVMKAIEAGCHVVTANKELIAKHGVELEQLARGKGVQLLYEASVGGGIPVLGTLQHLLKANRIHKVSGIVNGTCNYILTQMSEYGRSFDSVLAEAQEKGYAEADPTADVEGFDSAHKLAILCRLAFGVDVAVDDIPRKGITDITVAELEIARRLGYSIKLLAQAEQYGEEGPVALQVAPTLVPLSHPLSGVRGVYNAIHVEGDVVQDVTLVGQGAGEQPTGSAVVEDLCNVYRLPALRAASLRRPMILPAGEESGIQFLLIETEEVLAADVADKWKADLLDTGIQVLDALIYPDHGRSHAAFLVRNWEPRLVSVLPVEWEVSIKRIITRPVLAASVAQEEKEVVSAGSVS
- a CDS encoding fumarylacetoacetate hydrolase family protein, which codes for MRLVTYVIKEDVLNIRSEVHGDARIGWVQDGYVWDIGFAQEWAILEKGIPFPRALPTDMVAFLETGANGLVWLRQVIDACRGTQPDQVKVEGEPVALSLAEVRLLPPVPRPPSFRDFYAFEQHVKTARARRGLDMIPEWYHFPVFYFSNHQTILAHEQPVSRPSGTQCLDYELEVACIIGKKGRNIPRESAREYIAGLCILNDWSARDVQLEEMKVGLGPAKGKDFATSLGPWLVTLDELEDRRNGDHWDLAMTARVNGVELSHGNLRDLHFSFSEMIERASQDVFLYPGDVIGSGTVGTGCILELGTEVHRWLEPGDVIELEVERLGVLRNRIVERCD
- a CDS encoding MGDG synthase family glycosyltransferase, with amino-acid sequence MERVLLLSMGFGAGHNSAAQALLHVMEERNARVMYVDLLDWIPTKAHPLLQTGYHRMLNRFPAVYHYLYDWTHQSRWFRYVSGEAIKRAGWMIRRQLVRRLSQFRPTKVVATHPFALMWLSSHWRRIPSFCVVTDYELHPIWLSSTPDVLCTASGISVPPQAQRRLWQSATRIIETGIPVRREFLQNAPKQEARRLLGLSPDCPVVLVMGGGEGMGPVRETVRELENAGPICQVVVLTGKNEALMYELTRHSLPPHIRVEGFRPDVPLFMDAADLLITKPGGLTITEAMVKRLPMLLLNALPGQEEANRRYLLRHRVAETVQFGRLSQQMKRWLESPARREHAAQVMSKLASGNAADRIADEVLQPTRHRALR
- a CDS encoding alpha/beta-type small acid-soluble spore protein yields the protein MARKRRRRLLVPESRPALERLKAQVMSRELDVGPLSPDQVKMEVAKQVGVPLKPGDNGDLKTSDAGKIGGTIGGLMVREMVKLAQEQLARQRSQP